A single region of the Malaclemys terrapin pileata isolate rMalTer1 chromosome 2, rMalTer1.hap1, whole genome shotgun sequence genome encodes:
- the LOC128831980 gene encoding late histone H2B.L4 produces the protein MSAEAGKKRGRAPVSGDKKSKRKVKRRETYSVYIYKVLKQVHPDTGISSKAMSIMNSFVNDVFERIATEASRLAQYNKRSTITSREVQTAVRLLLPGELAKHAVSEGTKAVTKYTSSK, from the exons ATGAGTGCAGAAGCTGGGAAGAAGCGAGGCCGAGCCCCTGTCTCTGGGGACAAGAAATCTAAGCGGAAGGTGAAGAGACGGGAGACCTACTCAGTCTATATCTATAAAGTGCTGAAACAG GTTCACCCTGACACTGGCATCTCCTCTAAGGCCATGAGCATCATGAACTCCTTTGTGAATGATGTCTTTGAGCGCATTGCCACAGAGGCCTCGCGCCTAGCACAATACAACAAGCGCTCCACCATCACCAGCCGCGAGGTGCAGACTGCCGTCCGCCTGCTGCTGCCGGGGGAGCTGGCCAAGCACGCCGTGTCTGAGGGCACCAAAGCTGTCACCAAGTACACCAGCAGCAAGTGA